The following DNA comes from Gammaproteobacteria bacterium.
CGGAGCCGGTGCGTGGGCTTGTGCCGTCACGGTGTGCCGCTTGGGCTTGGGTGCAGGCGGCGGGGGTTTGGCGGCCGCCGGTTGCGGTGCACTGCCGTGCGCATCGGCTTGCGTTCCGGGCTGGGCGCTCAAGGCCACCTGCAGGGTTTCGAGCGGCGTCACCGCACCCTGCTCGGCGTGACGCCCGTACAGCCAGCCACCGCCCAGCACACCGACATGCAGCAGGACGGAACCGATCAGGGCGAAACGAAAAACGCGGGACATCCGGGCATTTTACCGGCCAGAGCATGGCCGGCGCACATGCGGGAAACGTCAGCTCAACGAGAGGGCGATTCGGCGCGCAGCCACACCACGCGCCCGGCCGGCTTCGCATCGCCGACCCAGGTATACCATTCGGACTCGGGACCGGCCACGGCGCAGGTCGAACAGCCACCGCCGCATCCGCTGGCGCATGCGCTGCCGCCAGTCACCGGCAGGCGCCGGACGCGCCCCTTGCGCAGCCACACCTCGAGCATGCCCCGCATGGCCTCGGGCTCGGCATCGAAGCGCAGCGCCAGGTCATAGAGACTGACGGTCTGGCGTTGCTTCAGGTAGCGTTTGATCTCGGCCAGCATGGCATCGCCCTCAGGTCGCCACCGCGGGGATCCGGTCCAGCCGCGCGCCGTAACGGCGCAGGCCGAGGATCGCCAGACCGAGTACCGCCACAATTACGGTCACCCACACCAGGGACTGCAGCGGATGGCTGTTCAGGGTGGCGAGCTGGTAATAACCCACCGCCAGACCATAGCCCATGCCGATCCCCCACAGGGTGGCGAAGGTGGTCCAGGCGCGCGAGCCGGTCTCGCGGCGAATGGCGGCCATGGTGTTCACACAGGGAATATAGAGCAGCACGAAGATGAGGTAGGCCACGGCACCCGGCACGGTGAACAGGCGGCCCATCTCACGCAGCGTGTTGGTACTGGCACCGGTATGCTGGGCGGCCTCTTCCAGGTTGCTCTCCGCCCCCTTGATGTCGGAGAACCCGAGCGGGTCGAGGAAGCCGCCGAAAAAGGCCCTGGTATTTTCGGGAATGGTGCGCAGGGCGCCCTTGAGGTCGCGCCCGAAATCGTACGGCGGCGCGGCCGGCGCCTGTTCCGCGCCCAACTGGTCGTATACGCCGTTCAGGGTGCCGACCACGATCTCCTTCACCACCACGCCGGACAGCAGGCCCACCGTCGCCGGCCAGTTTTCCTTGCTGATCCCCATGGGCTCGAACACCGGCGTCACCACCCGTCCGATATCGGCCAATACGGAGTCGCCGATCGCGGCCGACTTCACGCCGTCCTTGCCAAGACCGATGCTGCCCAGCAGGTTGACCACCACGGCGGCCAGAATGATGACCTTGCCGACCCGCAGGATGAATACCGACAAGCGGTCCCAGGTGGTGCGCAGCACCCCGCGCAGGGTGGGGATGTGATAACGCGGCAGCTCCATCACGAAGGGAGTCGCT
Coding sequences within:
- a CDS encoding FeoC-like transcriptional regulator, translating into MLAEIKRYLKQRQTVSLYDLALRFDAEPEAMRGMLEVWLRKGRVRRLPVTGGSACASGCGGGCSTCAVAGPESEWYTWVGDAKPAGRVVWLRAESPSR